One stretch of Actinacidiphila sp. DG2A-62 DNA includes these proteins:
- a CDS encoding aldo/keto reductase has protein sequence MTSHPAASAVPDVMLNNGVTIPQLGFGVFQIEPEHTREAVLAALETGYRHIDTAEMYGNEKEVGQALRASGLPREEVFVTSKLDNGYHAYGDALTAFARSLDDLGTPYLDLFLVHWPLPGVGDYVETWRAMEEIYRSGRVKAVGVSNFQPHHLRRLFEETEVVPAVNQVEVHPYLVQDEVREFDARHGIATQAWSPIAQGKVLGDPVIAAIAVRVDRTPAQVTLRWHIQRGDIVFPKSVTRARVEENFRLFDFELTDEDMAAISALDRGERTGPDPDTFTYTG, from the coding sequence ATGACCTCACACCCCGCGGCATCGGCCGTGCCCGATGTCATGCTCAACAACGGCGTCACCATCCCGCAGCTCGGCTTCGGGGTGTTCCAGATCGAGCCGGAGCACACCCGCGAGGCCGTGCTGGCCGCGCTGGAGACCGGCTACCGGCACATCGACACCGCCGAGATGTACGGCAACGAGAAGGAGGTCGGGCAGGCGCTGCGCGCGTCCGGCCTGCCGCGCGAGGAGGTGTTCGTCACCAGCAAGCTGGACAACGGGTACCACGCGTACGGCGACGCGCTCACCGCCTTCGCGCGCAGCCTGGACGACCTCGGCACGCCGTACCTCGACCTCTTCCTCGTGCACTGGCCGCTGCCGGGCGTCGGGGACTACGTCGAGACGTGGCGGGCGATGGAGGAGATCTACCGCTCGGGGCGGGTCAAGGCGGTCGGCGTGTCCAACTTCCAGCCGCACCATCTGCGCCGGCTCTTCGAGGAGACCGAGGTGGTCCCGGCGGTCAACCAGGTGGAGGTGCACCCCTACCTGGTCCAGGACGAGGTGCGGGAGTTCGACGCGCGGCACGGCATCGCCACGCAGGCCTGGTCGCCGATCGCCCAGGGCAAGGTGCTGGGCGACCCGGTGATCGCCGCGATCGCGGTGCGGGTGGACCGCACGCCGGCCCAGGTGACACTGCGCTGGCACATCCAGCGCGGCGACATCGTCTTCCCGAAGTCGGTGACGCGTGCGCGCGTGGAGGAGAACTTCCGGCTGTTCGACTTCGAGCTGACCGACGAGGACATGGCGGCGATCTCCGCGCTGGACCGCGGGGAGCGCACCGGACCCGACCCTGACACCTTCACGTACACGGGCTGA
- a CDS encoding SGNH/GDSL hydrolase family protein, which produces MRARPRGARVRHEAGGDRLGWLIAACVLATAVLAALVAALPGRGSAGQAHRPLLRVLPLGDSITWGEGSPTRSSYRADLWDLVAGQSRYAIRFVGSQVSGKLPEPRNEGHPGYTIGQVRARVDRWTAAARPDVVLLHIGINDLHRHVDPAHAPQRLAGLVDRIYADRPGVRVVLMGLIPTTPGLTAQAEAYNRGAAALQRTERARGRSFWYVAPPALTRAQMADRLHPDDAGYARIARAFFPALTAAATAR; this is translated from the coding sequence ATGCGTGCGAGGCCGCGCGGGGCCCGGGTACGGCACGAGGCCGGCGGCGACAGACTCGGCTGGCTGATCGCGGCGTGCGTGCTGGCCACCGCGGTGCTGGCGGCGCTCGTCGCGGCGCTGCCCGGACGCGGCTCGGCGGGCCAGGCGCACCGGCCGCTGCTGCGGGTGCTGCCGCTGGGCGACTCGATCACCTGGGGCGAGGGCAGCCCCACCCGTTCGTCGTACCGCGCGGACCTGTGGGACCTGGTCGCCGGGCAGTCCCGGTACGCGATCCGGTTCGTCGGCTCGCAGGTGTCGGGGAAGCTGCCCGAGCCGCGGAACGAGGGTCACCCCGGGTACACCATCGGCCAGGTCAGGGCCCGCGTGGACCGCTGGACGGCGGCGGCCCGGCCGGATGTCGTCCTGCTCCACATCGGCATCAACGACCTGCACCGGCACGTCGACCCCGCGCACGCGCCGCAGCGGCTGGCCGGCTTGGTGGACCGCATCTACGCGGACCGGCCCGGCGTGCGCGTCGTCCTCATGGGCCTCATCCCCACCACGCCCGGCCTCACCGCGCAGGCCGAGGCCTACAACCGCGGGGCCGCCGCCCTCCAGCGCACCGAGCGGGCCCGCGGCCGGTCCTTCTGGTACGTCGCTCCCCCGGCGCTGACCCGCGCGCAGATGGCCGACCGCCTGCACCCGGACGACGCGGGGTACGCCCGGATCGCCCGCGCCTTCTTCCCCGCGCTCACCGCGGCCGCCACCGCGCGCTAG